A window of Methylocaldum szegediense genomic DNA:
GCCACCTTCGGCGGTCCCGCCGCGACACCCGACCTCGACCGGCTCGCCTCGGAAGGGCTGCGCTACAACCGTTTCCATACCACGGCCCTATGCTCGCCGACTCGCGCCGCGCTGCTGACCGGGCGCAACCATCACCAGGCCGGCTTCGGCGTCGTGATCGAGACCGCCCGCGGCTATCCCGGCTACAACGGCTACTGGCGCAAGGACACGGTATCGGTGGCCGAAGTGTTGCGCCGTAACGGGTACAGCACCGCCGCGTTCGGCAAATGGCACAACACGCCCGCCGGCGAAATCACGCCGGTGGGTCCCTACGACCGCTGGCCGACCCACTTGGGTTTTGAATACTTTTACGGATTCCAGGGCGGTGAAACCAACCAGTGGGAGCCGCAGTTGTACCGTAACACCGAAGCGGTGGAGCCGCGGAAAACGCCGGAACAAGGCTATCACCTGACCGCCGATCTGGCGGACGAAGCCATCGGCTGGCTTCGCAAACAGCGCTCCCTGGCGCCGAACAAGCCGTTCTTTCTCTACTTCGCGACCGGCGCTACCCATGCCCCTTTGCACGTGCCCAAAGAATGGATCGACAAATACCGGGGGCGGTTCGACCAGGGTTGGGACAAGCTACGCGAAGAGATCTTCGAGCGGCAGAATCGCTTGGGTGTGATCCCGGCGAATGCCGAACTGACCCCCAGGCCCAAGGAGCTACCCGCTTGGGATTCCCTGAGTCCTGATCAGAAACGCTTGTACGCGCGGCAGATGGAAGTCTATGCGGCTTTCCTGTCCCATACCGACTACGAAGTGGGGCGGCTTCTCGGCACCGTACGGCAGACCGGACAGTGGGACAACACCTTGGTGCTCTATGTCGTCGGCGACAACGGCGGCAGCGCCGAGGGCACGCTGGACGGTTCGATACGCAATATCGCCAGTTTCTTCGGAACCCGCGACGACGTGGCGACCCAATTGGCGCATATCGACGAGCTAGGCAGCCCCTTGCACGACAACCATTACGCGGTTCCCTGGGCCTGGGCCACCAACTCGCCTTTCCAATGGACCAAGCAAGTGGCCTCTCATTTCGGCGGCACCCGCAATCCCCTGGTGGTCTCTTGGCCGGCGCGCATCAAACAGCCGGGCGGGCTGCGCAGCCAATTCCACCATGTCAACGACGTGGCACCGACCATTTACGAAGCCGCGGGCATCACGTTTCCGGAAACGGTCGACGGGGTCGCCCAGATTCCTTTGGAAGGCAAGAGCTTGCTGTACAGCTTCAACGACCCCAATGCCCCTGACACTCATACGGTTCAATATTTCGAAATGTTCGGTAACCGCGCCGTCTACAAGGACGGTTGGCTGGCCGGGGCGCGTCACGGATTGCCCTGGGAGTTGCAGGGGCGCAAGGACGATTTCGAGAACGACCGCTGGGAGCTGTACCACGTCGCCGAGGATTTCAGTCAGGCCCATGATCTGGCCGCTCAGTACCCGGACAAGTTGAAAGAGTTGCAGGCGGAATTCGACAAGGAAGCCTGGCGCAACAACGTTTATCCGCTCAGCGCGGGGCTGCTCGACAATCTGCGCGGCGGAGACGGACCCTCTCTCGCCAAGGGCCGGAGTTCGTTCGTCTACACGGCCGGTTCAGTGCGCATCCCCGACGCCACCGCCCCCAGGCTCGAAGGTCGCGCCCATCGTATCGTGGCGACGGTGGACATTCCGCCGGCCGGGGCGGAAGGCGTCCTGGTCGCTCACGGCGGCCGGTTCGGCGGCTACAGCCTGTATCTCAAGGACGGTCGCCTGGTGTACGAGACCAACACCTTGGGACGCAACCGGCACGTGCTGACCTCAACCGTACCGGTGCCGGCCGGCCGCGTGGAGCTGGGCTTCGAGTTCCAACCCGACGGAAACAGCGGCAAATCCGGCATCGGCCGGCTCTTCGTCAACGGACAGCCGGCGGGGGAGGCGCATTTGGCCGGCATCGGATCGCTACGGGCCGCGCTCACCGAGACCTTCGACGTGGGCGAGGAACGCGGTTCGGTCGTTTCGAACGCCTATGCCGCGCCTTATCGATTCACCGGAACGCTGGAAAAGCTGACGGTGGACTTGCAATAACTAGAGAGATTTTGCGGATGAAACCATTCTTGCTTCTCCTCACCCTCGTCCTGGCGTGGCTACCCGTCCACGCCGCGGAGACCGAAAAGCCTAAGACCATCAACATCGGCGTGGCGGCTACGGGTGTCGGCGGCCGGCCTTTCGTGGGCGGCGGGGCGTTTTCCGTGGCCCATGTCAAACGCTATCTGGAACAGGAATTCGAGAAGGACGGCATCGAAGTGAAGTGGCATTTCTTCAAGAATGCCGGTCCGGCGGTGAACGAAGCCTATTCCAGCGGGCAGCTCGATTTCGCCTGGCAGGGCGATCTGCCCCAGCTCATCGGCCGGGCCGGGGGACTCAAGGTCAAGTACATTCTGGGCGGCGGGCGGCGCGGCAACCTTTATCTGGCCGCGCGCAAGGATTCGACCGCTAACGGAATCGAGGACATCAAGGGCCGCAAGCTGGGGCTCCACAAGGGTACTTGCTTGCAACTCGGCGTTGCCCGCTTGCTGGGGGATCACGGCATCAAAGAGAAAGACCTCAAGGTCTACAACATGGATTATCTGACCTCGGCCACCGCGCTCGGCAATGGCGAATTGGAGCTGACTTTCGGTCTCTACAACCTCTACTACCTTCGCGACCAGGGCCTCGCCAAGCTGATCTACGGCGGCAAGGACGACGGCGGGAAATACGGCTGCGCCGGCGGCTACACTGTGGCCGAGGCCTTCGCCGACCAGTACCCGGACATTACCCAGCGGGTGGTGAATGCTCTGGTCAGGGCCAATTACTGGACGGTGCAGGAGGAGAACCGCGACGAGGTCTACGAGATCTGGGCCAAGTCGGGCATTCCCTTGCAGCACTTCCGGGAGGACTGGGACGGCCAGAACTGGACGCAGAAGCTTTCGCCGCTGATCGACGACTATCTGGTGCACAGCTACCGGGTATCCTTCGAGGACGCCAAGAAGTTTGGCCTGGTGCGCGGCAAGTTTGATTTGGAGCGCTATTTCGATCGCCGTTATCTCGACAAGGCGCTTTCCGAACTGCAACTACAGGGTTACTGGAAAGAGGAAGATCCGTCCGGAAAACCGAAATCATGAGATTTCCGGTGCGCCCGGAATGGGGATGCTTGCTGCTCGCGTTCTTCCTAACTCCGGTTCTGGTCGCGGCGGAGGAAGCGGACTATGTCGGCGGCGCGGCCTGCGGAGGCTGCCACGCCGAACAGGCGAAAGCCTGGGCCGGGTCGCACCACGACCTGGCCATGCAGCCGGCGACGCCCGCAACGGTATTGGGCGATTTCCGCGGCGTCCGCTTCGATTATTTCGGCGTGACGTCCCGATTTTTCCGCCGCGGCGACCGCTTCCTGGTCAACACCGACGGCCCTGACGGCAAGTTCGCCGATTTCGAGATCAAGTACACCTTCGGCGTATATCCGCTACAGCAATACCTGATCGAGTTCCCGGACGGCAGGCTGCAAGCCTTGGGCATTGCCTGGGACAGCCGTCCCAAAACTCGGGGTGGGCAGCGTTGGTTTCACCTTTATCCCAAGGAAAGGATAGGCCCCAGCGATCCCTTGCACTGGACCGGTCCGCTGCAGAACTGGAACCACATGTGCGCCGATTGCCATTCTACGAATTTCCGCAAGAACTACGATCTTCGAACCAACCGATTCGATTCCGCCTGGACGGACATCGACGTAGCCTGCGAAGCTTGCCATGGGCCGGGTTCGCAGCATGTCGCCTGGGCCGAGGGCAAGACGGAACACTCGGCCGACCGTGGTCTCGACGTCCGTTTTCGGCCGCGTCGGGAGAGAGTCTGGACGTTTCCCGCCAATTCTTCCATTGCTCGCTTGTCCGAGGCCACGAATACCGGGCCGGAAATCGAAACCTGCGCCCGCTGCCATGCGCGGCGCGAACAGATCCAGGCAAATCCTGTTCATGGCCGACCGCTGCTGGACGGTTTCGTTCCCGCGCTTTTGACCCAGGGTTTGTACCACCCGGACGGGCAGATGCAGGACGAGGTGTACAACTACGGCTCGTTTCTGCAAAGCAAAATGTATCGTCAGGGAGTCGTTTGCAGCGACTGTCACGATCCTCACAGTCTGAAGCTTCGGGTCCCGGGGAACGGCGTCTGCGCTCAATGCCACAAGGCGGAAAAGTACGATTCGCCGGCCCATCATTTCCACAAAACGGGTTCGGAAGGTGCGCGCTGTGCCGCGTGCCACATGCCGGCGACTACCTACATGGGCGTCGATCGGCGCCATGACCATAGTTTCCGCATTCCGCAGCCCGATCTCACAGTCGAGCTGGGCGTGCCGAACGCATGCAACCGCTGCCATACCCGGGAAAAACCGTCCTGGGCAGCGGCTAGGCTCAAGCGCTGGTACGGCCGCAAGCCGCGTGCCGGCAAAGATTTCGCAGCAATCTTCGCTGCGGCGAGGCAGGGCAGGGCGAGCGCAGAAGACCGCCTTGTCCAGCTTGCCATGAACACGGCTCAGGCGGGAATCGTTCGAGCCACTGCGCTGTTCGAACTCGGGCCTTATCTGAGCGGGAAGACCTTGCCGGTGGTACGGCAGGGGCTCGGCGATTCTGATCCCTTGGTCAGACTGGGCGCTGTGGAAGCCTTGAACGAGGCCGATCCCGGCGTGCGTTTCCCGCTCTTGTCGCCCTTGCTGAACGATCCGCTTCGTGCGGTCCGTATCCGAGCGGCGCGGGCATTGGCACCGCTCGTTTCGCAAGCCTTGCCGGTGGAGCGACGCACGGCCATCGAGCGCGGGTTGTATGAATACATCGCTGCCCAAAAGGCCAATGCCGATCGTCCGGAGTCGTGGATGAACATAGGTCTTGCCTACGCGGAATCGGGACGGCACAAGGGCGCGGAAGCGGCTTATCGTACCGCCATGAAACTGCGTTCCGATTTCACGGCGGCTTATGTCAATCTGGCCGACCTGTATCGTGCTCAGGGGCGAGACGCGGAAGGCGAAAGTCTTCTTAGAGCGGCTTTGAAGATCGACCCGGATAGTCCCGAGAGCCACCACGCCCTGGGCTTGCTGCTGGTACGCCACAAGCGCCTCGATGAAGCGCTCGAACATCTGCAACGGGCGGTGACCCTGAATCCCGAAGGTTCACGTTTCGCCTATGTCTATGCCGTCGCCCTCGATGCGGCCGGTACGACCGATAAAGCCGTCGTGGTACTGGAAAAGCACTACCGCCGCCATCCCGACGATCGAGACACCCTCTACGCCCTGGTACGGTTCAACCGCCAACTCGGACGGTTCCAGGCGGCTGCGGACTATGCGAAACGGTTTCAGGAACTCGCCTCCGACGATCCTCGGAGCAGGGGACTGCAAGACGGACTCGGAACGCCGAATCGGTAATTCCGGCCACACTCGCCGTAACGATACCGGCGCATCCGTTCCGCCCGGGCGACAAGGAGATTCAGGACAGGGGCGTGACATCAGCAACTGATGAATAGATGAATAGGAATATGCAAAAAAGTTATTTATAAAAATCCATTCATGCCTTTTAGATATATTGCGATGCTTGTTATAGTACGAACACGTTCAACAAACGCCAAAGTGCGTCCACTGCAGTCGAGCCAGGAAGCCGCACGCAGGGTTAGTTTCAAGTCCAGAGGAGAAGTGAAGCATCATGGAAACGTCTTATCCCGACCGATCGACCGAACTGCTCGAGGGAAGCCACCCTTCCCCCGTGCTGAGCTTTTCCGAGCCACGCTCGCTTACCCTTTCCGTTCGCGCCAGCGCGCTGGTCTTTGAAGACCCGGCCTCTCGGCAGTTGCTGGAGCACATCGAACGCATCGCGCCTAGCGATGCCACCGTCCTCATCATCGGTGAAACCGGCACCGGCAAGGAACTGATTGCCCGACATATCCATGCGCTCAGCCCGCGTCGGAACGGACCGTTCGGTGCCTTGAATTGCGCCGCCCTGAGCGAAACCTTGATTGAGAGCGAACTGTTCGGGCATGAAAAAGGCGCTTTCACCGGTGCCGTGAGCAGCAAGGACGGGTGGTTCGAAACCGCTAACAACGGCACTCTGTTCCTGGACGAAGTCGGCGATCTGCCTCTGGGGCTGCAGGCGAAGCTATTGCGCGTGCTGCAGGAACGCGAGGTGGTGAAGGTCGGAGCGCGGCGGGCGACGCCGGTGAACGTGCGAGTGATCGCGGCCACCAACGTCAATCTGGAAGAGGCGGTGGAAGCCGGCCGTTTCCGGGCCGATCTGTACTATCGCTTCAACGTCGCCATGGTGCAGCTCGTGCCTTTGAGGGATCGGCCCGGGGACATCCTGCCTTTGGCCCGTCACTTCCTGAAACTGTACGGCGAGCGTCTGGGCTACAAGGACGCCCGGCTGACTCCGGAGGCGGAACGGCTCTTGTTGAACTACGACTGGCCGGGCAACATTCGGGAGTTGGAGAACGCGATTCATAGAGCCCTGCTGGTCTGCCCGGGCGACCATCTCCGTCCCGAGGATTTCAAGCTTTCGGGACTGCGGCCTCAAGCAACGGCGGCGCCCGTGTCGATCACATCTACTGCCTCCCTGGAGGCCGCCGTGCGTCAGTTGTGCGAGCGGGCGCCGCCGAAACTGTTCGAGCTGATCGAGTCCACAGTTCTTCGTACGGCGCTCGAATTCTGCGAACATAACCAGGTTCAGACCGCCCGACTGCTGGCGATCAGCCGTAACGTGCTGCGTCATCGCATGGCGCTGTATGGCCTCTTACCAAACAGCCAAGGCGAAAAAGCAAATACCTCTGGTTCCGTTTACGCGCCCACACGGTCTTCCCATACCCTTGCGCCGGGCTGCTGCGACTGAACTGACAAAAGGATTGCCCCTGGGCTGGCAGGTGGAGCAATGAACTCACGGTCAGGGTCGAGCAAGTGGCCGAAGGCTTAGCCTTCGTCTGCTGCCTTGCTGATCGTATAGCGTTCGCATAGTTCGAAGGAAACTCCTTTGTCCCGGTCGCGAGACCTCATTTCATGATGGCCAGCCCATCGTCGTGACCACCTCGCGCCACGGCTCGTCGTTCGTAAGAACCGTTCACACGGAAGTCTGCGCCTGACTCGGAACACTTCGCTAAAACGGCGCATGTTGAACATAAGACAACAGCGTGCTGCTTGTCTGTTGTCTATTGATCAGCCGGCAAGGGTTTCGTCTGGAACCGTTTTCCTTCTCGCCGATAGTCCCGCCTGTGGAATGGGCGCATTGCCTCGTCCTCTCGGCCATGTCTTCCGTGGTCAGGAATAGCGGACGGCAATGGCATGTACTCTGCTAAATGGCAAGCGTTCGTTTCTGCACGACTGCTCCGGCCTACGAATAGCGTAGGCCGGGTCAACTCGGGGCCGAACTACCCCGATGCGGCGACGAACCACCTGAACCAGTCCCAAGCGTGTATCTGGCCTTGCCACAGGACCGGGATGCCACAAGGGTTTTAGGGGCTGGACAAATCGATAAACAGAATCCGTTGAATACGGCTATCCAGCAAGGAGAAAAATATGAGCGCCTTGAGCTTGGCTTTTGATACGCAGCGTCTTGCCGAAAAGTACGAAGAGCTGAGCAGTGACCGTCAATTTAAGCAGGGCAAATGGCTGATCGAGGAATTGAACCTCGTTCCGGGGGAGCGGGTCCTTGATGTCGGCTGCGGAACCGGGTTATTGGCGGAGCATGTCGCGGATATCGTCGGACCTTCGGGTTTCGTGGCGGGGATCGATCCATTGCCGCTCCGCATCGCCATTGCCAACCGTAGGGCGAAATCCAATCTGGTTTTCCGGGTCGGCAATGCCTATGACTTGACCGAATTTGCCGAAAACAGCTTCGACGCAGTCTATCTGAATGCGGTTTTTCATTGGCTTTCGGAGAAGGAAGAACCTTTGCAGCAAATTCGGAGGGTACTGAAGCCGGGCGGGCGGCTCGGGTTGACTACGGGCTCGAAAGAACATCCCAACCGGCTCTTGCAGATCAGACGCGAGATTCTGTCCAAAGAGCCTTACAACGCTTTTCCCGAATCCCGGTCCGGATATCCACACTGGGTGAGCGTACCGGAGCTGGTTTGGCTACTGGACCGCAACGGCTTCTCGATCAGTAAAGTAGAGGTACTGGAAAACGTTATCCATCACGCGAACGCGGACGCCGCCATCGATTTCTCGCAGGCCAGTTCCTTCGGTAACTTTCTCGGTCACCTCCCGGACGAACTGAGAGAATCGGCCATCGCCGAGATCAAGGACGCGCTGGAGGCATTGCGGACGCCGGAAGGTATTCGTCTGGAAGGCTGCCGCATCGTGGCGGTGGCGACAAGGAAGTGAGCTCGCCATCTGGTCCGGGAAAAGGTAGGGGGAGTTCAAGTTGCTGAACGAAAAAACCTGCCGTATGGCGCGCCCGAGCATCGCTGGCTGGAGCCGGAATTGCCCGAAGGATCGCGTACGGCGATAGATCTACAGGGACGTACATTCTGTCGCCCCCGGCGTAAGCCGGCGACGCGCAGGATCAGCGCGCCATACGGGTGCCTTTTCTTTGGGTTACTTTGGATTCGCACCTTCCCTGGTGCGAACCCTTCGGGCGCTCTCCGCGCGTCCAAATGTGTTCCCGACACATTTGTTAGTCACGCAAAGAACAAACTCGCCAGGAGCGAGTTTGGACAGGCGGAGGCTGGCCCGAAGGGCTAACCTCAGGGATGGGGTTAGCACAAGTAACTCGCCCGCGGGGCGAGACCCGCTGAAAAATAACGCGCTGCCGGAGGCAGCCTCCTTATTTCAGCCTACATCAGAGATGAAAACGGCGCTTTTGGATGTATCCAACTGCCGAATTTAGGAAAAGATTCTCGTCATTGGTAACGCAAGGCCTCGATCGGTCTGAGTTCGGCCGCTTTGCGCGCCGGATAGAAGCCGAAGAAGATCCCGACCGCGGCGGCGACGGTGAAGGCGAGGAGGATGGACGATAGGGTGACGACCACGGTCATGCCGCCCAGGACGGCGGCCAGCCAGGCGCCGACGAAGCCGATCGCGGCGCCGATCAGGCTGCCGGCGAGGGAGATGATCAGCGCTTCCAGGAGAAATTGCAGCAGCACGTCGCGGCGTCGGGCGCCGATGGCGAGGCGGATCCCGATCTCGCGGGTACGTTCGGTGACCGATACCAGCATGATGTTCATGATGCCGATGCCTCCCACCAGCAGCGAGATCGAGGCGATGGCGCCCAGCATGACCGACATGGTGCGCGTAGTTCCGGCGGCGGTCTGAGCGAGAGCGGTCAGGTTGCGGACGGTGAAATCGTCTTCCTGTCCCGGCCGGATACGGTGCCGTGCGCGCAACAGTTCTTTAATGCTCTGCTCCGCACGGGGCATGACCTCCCGCGAGCGCGCTTTGACCATGATGAAGCGGATCATGCCCGGAAACGGGTTACCGAACAGTTGGCGCTGGGCGGTCGTCAAAGGCACCATCGCGGTGTCGTCCTGATCGCGCCCGTCCAGACTTTGTCCTTTAGGTTCCAGGACGCTGACGACGACGAATGGGCTATTCTTGACGCGCACGGTCTTGCCGACCGGATCTTCGTTGCCGAACAGGTTTTGAACCACGGTTTGCCCGAGTACGATGACCCGGGTCGCCGAGCGCACGTCGCTGTCCGTGAACACGGCGCCGCCGACCGGGTGCCAGTCGCGCACCTCGAAATAGGCCGGGGTGGTGCCCATGATGGACGTCGCCCAGTTGTTGGGGCCGTAGATCACTTGCGCGACGTTGGAAAATGCCGGTGCGACCGCGGCGATCTCAGGCAGTTCGCCGATGGCGTAAGCGTCGTTGACGGTGAGCGTGGGTACGGTGCCGCTGCCCATGCGCACGCCGCCCGAGGTCGACGAACCGGTGAGCACGATGAAGAGATTGCTGCCCATGGAGGCGATCGCTTCGCTCACCATGGCCTGGGCGCCTTGACCGATTGCCATCATCAGCACGACGGCGCCTACGCCGATGATCATGCCGAGCATGGTGAGCGCGCTCCGCAGCCGATTGGCGCCCATCGCCTGCAGAGCCTCCTCGAGTAGGCTGCCGAACATCATGCGTACGCTCTCTTCAGAATCGTTTTCGTCGGCCCGTCCTCGGCGATGTGGCCATCCACCACATGGATCAGACGCTGGGCATAGCGTGCCACGTCCGGCTCGTGTGTCACCAGGACGATGGTCAGGCCCTGTTCCCGGTTAAGGCGTTCGAACAAAGCCATGATTTCCTCGCTGGTATGGGTGTCCAGGTTACCGGTCGGCTCGTCGGCCAGGATCAGCGGCGGTGAGTTGGCCAAAGCCCGGGCGATGGCGACGCGTTGCTGCTGACCGCCCGAAAGCTGCGGCGGCTTATGGCCGATGCGGTGACCGAGTCCTACTTGTCGGAGCAGCTCCACCGCGCGGGCTTCCCTCTCTTCGCGGCTCACGCCGGCGTAGAGTAGAGGCAGCGCGACATTATCTTC
This region includes:
- a CDS encoding arylsulfatase, with product MNRRSERCGLLLAGFFALHTVAAQETLPKPDPGFQGKIGVTLEDSVPAWPAQPVAPKGAPNVVLILLDDVGFGASATFGGPAATPDLDRLASEGLRYNRFHTTALCSPTRAALLTGRNHHQAGFGVVIETARGYPGYNGYWRKDTVSVAEVLRRNGYSTAAFGKWHNTPAGEITPVGPYDRWPTHLGFEYFYGFQGGETNQWEPQLYRNTEAVEPRKTPEQGYHLTADLADEAIGWLRKQRSLAPNKPFFLYFATGATHAPLHVPKEWIDKYRGRFDQGWDKLREEIFERQNRLGVIPANAELTPRPKELPAWDSLSPDQKRLYARQMEVYAAFLSHTDYEVGRLLGTVRQTGQWDNTLVLYVVGDNGGSAEGTLDGSIRNIASFFGTRDDVATQLAHIDELGSPLHDNHYAVPWAWATNSPFQWTKQVASHFGGTRNPLVVSWPARIKQPGGLRSQFHHVNDVAPTIYEAAGITFPETVDGVAQIPLEGKSLLYSFNDPNAPDTHTVQYFEMFGNRAVYKDGWLAGARHGLPWELQGRKDDFENDRWELYHVAEDFSQAHDLAAQYPDKLKELQAEFDKEAWRNNVYPLSAGLLDNLRGGDGPSLAKGRSSFVYTAGSVRIPDATAPRLEGRAHRIVATVDIPPAGAEGVLVAHGGRFGGYSLYLKDGRLVYETNTLGRNRHVLTSTVPVPAGRVELGFEFQPDGNSGKSGIGRLFVNGQPAGEAHLAGIGSLRAALTETFDVGEERGSVVSNAYAAPYRFTGTLEKLTVDLQ
- a CDS encoding class I SAM-dependent methyltransferase; amino-acid sequence: MSALSLAFDTQRLAEKYEELSSDRQFKQGKWLIEELNLVPGERVLDVGCGTGLLAEHVADIVGPSGFVAGIDPLPLRIAIANRRAKSNLVFRVGNAYDLTEFAENSFDAVYLNAVFHWLSEKEEPLQQIRRVLKPGGRLGLTTGSKEHPNRLLQIRREILSKEPYNAFPESRSGYPHWVSVPELVWLLDRNGFSISKVEVLENVIHHANADAAIDFSQASSFGNFLGHLPDELRESAIAEIKDALEALRTPEGIRLEGCRIVAVATRK
- a CDS encoding ABC transporter ATP-binding protein produces the protein MPSPLIEVVDLVKSYPVGDAGTLEILHGLNFTIDAGEFVAIMGPSGSGKSTLMNILGCLDVPSGGRYVLNGTDTAKLDPDQLAALRNRTIGFVFQGFNLLPRKTVEDNVALPLLYAGVSREEREARAVELLRQVGLGHRIGHKPPQLSGGQQQRVAIARALANSPPLILADEPTGNLDTHTSEEIMALFERLNREQGLTIVLVTHEPDVARYAQRLIHVVDGHIAEDGPTKTILKRAYA
- a CDS encoding tetratricopeptide repeat protein, whose amino-acid sequence is MRFPVRPEWGCLLLAFFLTPVLVAAEEADYVGGAACGGCHAEQAKAWAGSHHDLAMQPATPATVLGDFRGVRFDYFGVTSRFFRRGDRFLVNTDGPDGKFADFEIKYTFGVYPLQQYLIEFPDGRLQALGIAWDSRPKTRGGQRWFHLYPKERIGPSDPLHWTGPLQNWNHMCADCHSTNFRKNYDLRTNRFDSAWTDIDVACEACHGPGSQHVAWAEGKTEHSADRGLDVRFRPRRERVWTFPANSSIARLSEATNTGPEIETCARCHARREQIQANPVHGRPLLDGFVPALLTQGLYHPDGQMQDEVYNYGSFLQSKMYRQGVVCSDCHDPHSLKLRVPGNGVCAQCHKAEKYDSPAHHFHKTGSEGARCAACHMPATTYMGVDRRHDHSFRIPQPDLTVELGVPNACNRCHTREKPSWAAARLKRWYGRKPRAGKDFAAIFAAARQGRASAEDRLVQLAMNTAQAGIVRATALFELGPYLSGKTLPVVRQGLGDSDPLVRLGAVEALNEADPGVRFPLLSPLLNDPLRAVRIRAARALAPLVSQALPVERRTAIERGLYEYIAAQKANADRPESWMNIGLAYAESGRHKGAEAAYRTAMKLRSDFTAAYVNLADLYRAQGRDAEGESLLRAALKIDPDSPESHHALGLLLVRHKRLDEALEHLQRAVTLNPEGSRFAYVYAVALDAAGTTDKAVVVLEKHYRRHPDDRDTLYALVRFNRQLGRFQAAADYAKRFQELASDDPRSRGLQDGLGTPNR
- a CDS encoding sigma-54 interaction domain-containing protein; protein product: METSYPDRSTELLEGSHPSPVLSFSEPRSLTLSVRASALVFEDPASRQLLEHIERIAPSDATVLIIGETGTGKELIARHIHALSPRRNGPFGALNCAALSETLIESELFGHEKGAFTGAVSSKDGWFETANNGTLFLDEVGDLPLGLQAKLLRVLQEREVVKVGARRATPVNVRVIAATNVNLEEAVEAGRFRADLYYRFNVAMVQLVPLRDRPGDILPLARHFLKLYGERLGYKDARLTPEAERLLLNYDWPGNIRELENAIHRALLVCPGDHLRPEDFKLSGLRPQATAAPVSITSTASLEAAVRQLCERAPPKLFELIESTVLRTALEFCEHNQVQTARLLAISRNVLRHRMALYGLLPNSQGEKANTSGSVYAPTRSSHTLAPGCCD
- a CDS encoding ABC transporter permease; the encoded protein is MMFGSLLEEALQAMGANRLRSALTMLGMIIGVGAVVLMMAIGQGAQAMVSEAIASMGSNLFIVLTGSSTSGGVRMGSGTVPTLTVNDAYAIGELPEIAAVAPAFSNVAQVIYGPNNWATSIMGTTPAYFEVRDWHPVGGAVFTDSDVRSATRVIVLGQTVVQNLFGNEDPVGKTVRVKNSPFVVVSVLEPKGQSLDGRDQDDTAMVPLTTAQRQLFGNPFPGMIRFIMVKARSREVMPRAEQSIKELLRARHRIRPGQEDDFTVRNLTALAQTAAGTTRTMSVMLGAIASISLLVGGIGIMNIMLVSVTERTREIGIRLAIGARRRDVLLQFLLEALIISLAGSLIGAAIGFVGAWLAAVLGGMTVVVTLSSILLAFTVAAAVGIFFGFYPARKAAELRPIEALRYQ
- a CDS encoding ABC transporter substrate-binding protein, with protein sequence MKPFLLLLTLVLAWLPVHAAETEKPKTINIGVAATGVGGRPFVGGGAFSVAHVKRYLEQEFEKDGIEVKWHFFKNAGPAVNEAYSSGQLDFAWQGDLPQLIGRAGGLKVKYILGGGRRGNLYLAARKDSTANGIEDIKGRKLGLHKGTCLQLGVARLLGDHGIKEKDLKVYNMDYLTSATALGNGELELTFGLYNLYYLRDQGLAKLIYGGKDDGGKYGCAGGYTVAEAFADQYPDITQRVVNALVRANYWTVQEENRDEVYEIWAKSGIPLQHFREDWDGQNWTQKLSPLIDDYLVHSYRVSFEDAKKFGLVRGKFDLERYFDRRYLDKALSELQLQGYWKEEDPSGKPKS